The Oscillatoria acuminata PCC 6304 genomic interval ATAAACTTCAGCAGATTAGCTGCTCCTCTAGCCGGTCCGGACCTGGAATCGAGTTTTCCAAGTCTATAAAAACCCACACCCTCAAGGGTGCGGGTTTTCAAAGGTCTATCAAAACCGGAGTCCGGATCACAAGGAGATAAACCGGATAGGGATCACCGCTTTCTGGGAATAAACTAGATGAGTTGCGATGAAAATCCGGTTTCCCTAGCACCTATAACTGTAGCAATAGCAAGCACTACCAGATTTTTACTCCCGGTGCAGATTGAACCTGGAGCCTTAGTAGAACGGATTGGGTTGGGTGGGGGTTGGGGTTAGTCCGAATAGCGTTTCCAGGGCGATCGCCTGGGCGGCCCCCATTTGACCATAAGAAAACACAAACGGAATGGATGGAGGCAGGAGGTGCTTAAATTCGTCCAAAACGTAGGGACTCCCGTAAATCACCACCGCCTGCAATTGTCCCGTCTCTAATAATAGAGTGAGCCATTCCCGGGCGAGGCGGGTCACCTGGGCGGGTCCTCCGAACGGATTACCCCGGATAAAGACTTGCAGTAAAGTTTTGACCGTTGCCATTGCCTTCAAGTCTTGCCCTCGGCAGGGAGTAGAACAATCTACGCCTTGGAATTGATAGCCTTTAGACTTAGGCATGACGATCGCCGGGGCTTGTTTGTTCAGAAACGTACTATTAACCAGAGAGTCAGTCACCAATAAATTATTCCAATACTCCCCAGATTCCGGTTGAGGGACGGCTAAAGGCAAAGACCCCCCAATTTGTTGAGACTCCCGCAAGATATTTTCGACACAGTTAATTGCGCCCGGAGTAGACAAATTAATCAGTTGGGCGGTGGGGGAAGTGGGGGGATTGACCACCGTAGAAGGAGAGAAAAGTTTTTGTTTCGCCTTCCAAATGCGGGTTACGGATTGGCGAATGCGATCGCGGGATATGCGACCAGATTTGATGGCATTACAGAGGGCCATAATCGCCTCGGCGGGGTCCACAGGCATTAATAAAATATCCGCCCCAGCTTCTAAGGCTAAAATTGGGGCTTCATTGGGACCATACCGTTTGGCGATTGCCCCCATCACCAAAGCATCAGTGACAATTAACCCCTCAAACCCGAACCGTTGGCGTAACTGACCCGTTAAAATCTTTGAGGAAAGAGTCGCCGGATATTCGGGGTCCCAGGCTTCTATACAGAGGTGAGCGCTCATCACCGCATCCACCCCAGCAGTGATCGCCTGTTGAAACGGAGGAAGTTCCACCGACTCTAATCGTTCCGGGGAATGTCGTAACACCGGCAACTCGATATGAGAATCCACACTCGTATCCCCATGTCCGGGAAAATGCTTGGCACAGGTGAGGACCGGATATTTCTGTGCACCGCGCATAAAGGCTAAAGCTAACTCACTGGCGGTTTGAGAATTTTCCCCAAAGGCACGGACATTAATCACCGGGTTTTCGGGATTGTTATTCACATCCACCACTGGGGCGAGGACCCAATTAATCCCGACGGCGAGGGCTTCCTGGGCGGTATAGGCTCCCATTGCTGTGGCATAACCCTGAGCTTTTGAGGGTTCTGTTGCAGCAATCTTGGCGATCGCCATTGGCGGGGGAAACCAAGTTGCACCAGCAAATCGCTGTCCGACACCTTCCTCGATATCCGCAGCGATCAGTAGAGGATACTTCGCCCAGGATTGCAACTGTTGCGATCGCAACATCAAATCACCCGCACTGCCTCCCACCAAAATCACGCCCCCCACACCCTGTTCCTGCAACAGCTTCTGCAACTGTGCCCCTGGGGGTTCCCAATCGGGATATTCGATTTGGTGGTCAAACAGATGTCCAGATGCTCTGACGACGAACAACTGCGCCACCTGTTCTTCTAACGATAAGGTTTCGAGATCCGGCAGTGCCGGGATTAGATCCGACATATCCACAGATTTAAGCCTCAGTTTCTGAAATTTCGCTCTCGTTTAGATCCATATCTTCCTCATCCGCGTCGGGATTGTGCTGTTTGCGTTCTTCACTGATCTGATTGAGCAGTGTCAGGATGCGCGTTCCGCGTTCAATGGATCGGTCTTCTAAAAATATCACCTCTGGAGTCCGCCGCAATCGCACTCGGTGCCCGAGTTCCCTGCGAATATATCCAGTTGCAGCCTGTAGTCCTTCCATTGTTTCCGCCCGCGCTTCGTCACTGCCATAGATACTGACGAAAATCTTGGCGTGTTGGAGGTCCCCA includes:
- a CDS encoding glycoside hydrolase family 3 protein; amino-acid sequence: MSDLIPALPDLETLSLEEQVAQLFVVRASGHLFDHQIEYPDWEPPGAQLQKLLQEQGVGGVILVGGSAGDLMLRSQQLQSWAKYPLLIAADIEEGVGQRFAGATWFPPPMAIAKIAATEPSKAQGYATAMGAYTAQEALAVGINWVLAPVVDVNNNPENPVINVRAFGENSQTASELALAFMRGAQKYPVLTCAKHFPGHGDTSVDSHIELPVLRHSPERLESVELPPFQQAITAGVDAVMSAHLCIEAWDPEYPATLSSKILTGQLRQRFGFEGLIVTDALVMGAIAKRYGPNEAPILALEAGADILLMPVDPAEAIMALCNAIKSGRISRDRIRQSVTRIWKAKQKLFSPSTVVNPPTSPTAQLINLSTPGAINCVENILRESQQIGGSLPLAVPQPESGEYWNNLLVTDSLVNSTFLNKQAPAIVMPKSKGYQFQGVDCSTPCRGQDLKAMATVKTLLQVFIRGNPFGGPAQVTRLAREWLTLLLETGQLQAVVIYGSPYVLDEFKHLLPPSIPFVFSYGQMGAAQAIALETLFGLTPTPTQPNPFY
- the rbfA gene encoding 30S ribosome-binding factor RbfA, whose translation is MATDRRVERVASLIKREVSLMLISDIKDDRVGAGMVSVTDVNVSGDLQHAKIFVSIYGSDEARAETMEGLQAATGYIRRELGHRVRLRRTPEVIFLEDRSIERGTRILTLLNQISEERKQHNPDADEEDMDLNESEISETEA